ATTAAAATGAAATTAACAAAAATTTTAGTAGCAAGCGCGATTGGAATTAGCCTAACAGCTTCAGTTGCATTAGCAGATTACAACAAAGGTTTTAAGTATTACACTAAATACATTAAGAAAAAAGCTCACATTAAAGCACCTCAATTTGTAAAAATTTTGGGTGTGCAAAGTGTTGATGAATTAAAAGCATTATTTAATGACAATGCAAAACCTTTAATTGAAAAATTAAAAAAATCAGGACACGAAAAAGCAGCAAAAGCTGTTGAAAAAATTGCTAAAAAGAAAAAATTAAAAGATTTAGAAGACTTCTTAGTTGGAATTATGCAAGGAAAAATTCCAGCAGGATGTTCTTAATTCTTTCCCTTCTTTTCTAAATAAAAATTAAAAATAAGGAGTAAAAATGAAAAAACTTTTATTATCATCAGTATTAGTTGCGTCACTTTTTGCAATGAATAGTGATTCAGATATAAATACAAAAATTCAAAAACTTGAAAAAGAGATTCAAACTCTAAAATCAGAACTTTACAAAACTCAAAACAAACTAAATCCAATAGCAGCAAACAATCATCTATTTTTTAGCTTAGATATAAGAACTACTTACGATGCTATTAGAGAAAAAACAACTGATGGAATGGGATATACAACAATTATTCCTAATCCTGATGGAAGTGTTACTTTTAGTGGATTTAATCCAAATATCCCTTCAAAAACTTATACTAACCAAATTTTTACAAATAGAGTAATTTTAACAGGTGTTGCAAAACCAAGCGATAATTTAAAAGCAACTGTTAGAATTGAAGCAAATAATATGTTTGGTATGAATTCTAATAATCAGTATTCTCCTTATAATAACATTTCTTGGGTTGCAAATGAAACACCAGATGATATAAATATAAGACTTAAAGAAGCATTTTTTAATTATCATTTTGGACCAAACAATGGATTAATGTTTAGTGCAGGAAGAAGACCTGCAACAGAAGGATTTCCAGCAAATTTAAGAGCGGGAGATGACCCAAATTCACCACTTGCTCATTTAATTAATATGGAATTTGATGGTTTTAGTTTTGAAATTGGAAATGATATATTCTCTACTATATCTGATAAATTCTCAGATTGGGGAACATGGATTAAATTCTGTGCAGGTAGAGGGTATTCTTCTTCAAAAGGAAAATGGCCATATGATGGAAGTCCTGCTTATTCAAAAGACAATTTCAAAAATACTGACTTTGCAGGATTCATTTTAGTACCATACGATGATGGTCAATATTCTTTATGGACTGAAACTGTATGGGCTTGGAATATGAAAGGATATAATTTTGTAACTCAACAAGATGCAATAAATGCTCAAAATGGATTAGATTTTAATGCCTCAATGCAAGATTTAGGTAATTATTTTGGTTTTAATACTATTTTTAAAGCTGATGGTATTGGAGATGGAATAAGTGATTTTCTTGATAACACAACAGCATTTATCTCTTTTGCATTAAGTAAAACAAATCCAAAATCAGGAAAACAAATGCTTGGAAGCACTGATAGTAAAACGGGTACTTCTTGGTGGATAGGTGCTGATATGCCAGGAATTGGAGATAATGATAGATTTGGAGTTAATTTTGTTAGAGGAAGTAAATATTGGAGAAGTATGACATATGGTGAAGACACATTAATTGGAAGCATTGCAGCAGTTAGAGGAAAAGCATATGAGGTTTATTACAATGCTGAGATTATTCCTCATCTAACAGCTGGACTTAGAGCGACATATATTAAATATGATTATGCAGGAAGCGATGCATTCTTTGGACTTGCTGGAAATCCAGACCAACAAGTATATATAGAAAAAGCAAGT
This Caminibacter mediatlanticus TB-2 DNA region includes the following protein-coding sequences:
- a CDS encoding DUF3373 family protein; protein product: MKKLLLSSVLVASLFAMNSDSDINTKIQKLEKEIQTLKSELYKTQNKLNPIAANNHLFFSLDIRTTYDAIREKTTDGMGYTTIIPNPDGSVTFSGFNPNIPSKTYTNQIFTNRVILTGVAKPSDNLKATVRIEANNMFGMNSNNQYSPYNNISWVANETPDDINIRLKEAFFNYHFGPNNGLMFSAGRRPATEGFPANLRAGDDPNSPLAHLINMEFDGFSFEIGNDIFSTISDKFSDWGTWIKFCAGRGYSSSKGKWPYDGSPAYSKDNFKNTDFAGFILVPYDDGQYSLWTETVWAWNMKGYNFVTQQDAINAQNGLDFNASMQDLGNYFGFNTIFKADGIGDGISDFLDNTTAFISFALSKTNPKSGKQMLGSTDSKTGTSWWIGADMPGIGDNDRFGVNFVRGSKYWRSMTYGEDTLIGSIAAVRGKAYEVYYNAEIIPHLTAGLRATYIKYDYAGSDAFFGLAGNPDQQVYIEKASDIRAYIRYKF